Proteins encoded within one genomic window of Bombus vancouverensis nearcticus chromosome 4, iyBomVanc1_principal, whole genome shotgun sequence:
- the l(2)k09022 gene encoding HEAT repeat containing 1 homolog l(2)k09022, whose protein sequence is MATSLARQLKQLRTPQTTILRRDKKHTSLLFDPREAANLDRETVLSIGQNGLQELTKLSDVFLEFEHTLFAQSSLNLERAVQDVKVNRKLDRQIEKFLILLSPYFLLNNAHKTLEWLICRFHIEEFNRDQFLLLILPYHETRMFARALQLLNLSDDADNWHWLEPLQKPGVPLATITLVNRLSSDNALLKLICNHVITATNTYSERASSLSTLYAFYTTSILGIIDQSSGISEVQMGHMLPAILKGLESSISDFVASSYMILAKLAFKEKLNDITMEKLLLKIFKKTHLKEEALHLLFFLYNIPIHQLTIVPKSLATRLSELSWFIELAIKLQSSNVNILKFIVSLLQTSCRMILDSPSETVRIQNMVNEILSRIKLDDIGVDTILWNVLQKEFLSTDMKNEAREFLIRLYHTLERTYPERFDDYLKGLMKRSETDKDSKLALEFVTSWHFGAKDTQEAVGILDKLIHINPVQRIVALEMLADSDVNIPESFQEMMTTTIQSRFSDTEVDVIKALLSISTKRLTSLLSADILIDELKILLSTCHTSRRKILAKPALKILLELCKVGDDTSVFITSLPYLFPNDDADVDIAMEVLESNFARNNIYMQHVQKDLGKLPNAEAVSSASFHNILNWELLPPTDSILSAMKQQIAHGDAASMFFNLILLGSVCRVPVGSLEPQIAREVIEMATEMIKKYPQVKLLQNCNNITGDNIQMAIELTSQGVLPLQVGTYVLEMVHRRLDLKSNPAIDFENNQHRSNLILRLLEMFFEGIDNVYWCKHYSRCLQIFFQRHFSTIQDLIRFLSQLYIKPVKVQTSFHCLKITQVLLNQCKSTEWAFEDKVFVTNLLLSLARENNECRIASLKVLEKLISKCSSAQVLNRCTMVNPFPSLLQELVIRSPEISLDPDQLSLSLYILLSPDPDVCKQLKTDLRKRLQQAQQMLFEIVMDQQTPLHIKSQLLDILVYVNGPTILQRLVPLGLHLLEMLQADPKNKSAGNLLKNILQRFNSATVKALTVEQVWKLFEASIEEHKIKVITESGNQHPPSVILLKQIGSTFFQKAEEASHVLQKKILAKLVDVATDCEIGNIISSTNRAMRKIRVNAQLVVDELQIMKDLKNAELNDSKMKNRRRISLIRAPDPTIINRREWKRGVTLLEFVQQADNIEHEELLYPILFNLLKTCLSFEEQSPIEYTNQLLLSTIHRLTVKKLPIRDAHLQIDLITQCIRTSRNPQTHHHALLVLVELLKIVDVRCALYTIMPIFTFMGSSVVRQDDAYSIQIISKTIETVVPIINAAENETHACEVLRTFIVSLPDIPEHRRTPLFVKLLQLLDNHFHLYYLLSFESHVMSSTMRITNQKTPGQRLEFALQVSQEFPPTRLIQVCVKLTQFLKELPVDVEDEEGRRAAISFKYKHIFDVSTSSPKHLRHYKYTLVQFLSNLLSSPDLINKVAEFDSTEVNNVRPYYDQLIVELIILIQCTSKNADKHQGKPIAKYWKVLLHHLYDVLDLVNNLLPNGIFLVSIKRLIEHNLLTVKRKALELLNTRLQQRKFNEEDHEDLLQLIEALSKTVSVEVKSETQEQEIVQQTVLITIKLLAKLLASDNPILFKPILEATTELLGSREGPVLASAALCVAELCSSMRIHAIHSLNKFVPAILHLLEDHCHQGVPDVIVVSIVSALQKIVESVGNFLSLYLDQLLFELARLNSLYTDTEHQKIGIVISRLNATTQKLSTCIPSRVLLPAVNRTYMTLLAKKLYQRIPALMNVLVESFNSAQPNDINAVIPDLGTFFLKVLQFREDISNSPDDMEVDELELTLKDVVVVEESASKALVALVLKLSETTFRPLYYKLYDWAARNPQYKERNITFYRLSANIAECLKSLFVLFAGHFIKHAAILLSSNNPAIIEEPQEMTLPEESSKIELVEAILLTLYRVFSYDAHNFVSQERFEILAQPIVDQLENTLGSTEGYEKRASELVVPCIAAFASAIPDDSLHKQLVYQTLLKTRHTKPYVRTAALNALVEIVRKLGEDFMPLLPETIPFLAEMLEDEDETTEKCAQNAVRTLEEILGEPLQKYF, encoded by the exons ATGGCTACATCTCTTGCGAGACAATTAAAACAACTAAGAACCCCTCAAACAACAATACTGCGTCGAGATAAAAAACATACAAGCTTGTTATTTGATCCCAGAGAAGCTGCTAATTTAGACAGAGAGACAGTTTTAAGCATAG GTCAAAATGGATTGCAAGAGTTGACTAAGCTATCAGACGTATTTTTAGAATTTGAACATACTCTTTTTGCACAAAGTTCACTGAATCTTGAACGTGCTGTGCAAGATGTTAAAGTTAACAGGAAGTTAGATAGACAGATTGAAAAGTTTCTTATCCTTCTATCTCCTTACTTCTTGCTCAATAATGCTCATAAAACTCTTGAATGGTTAATATGTAGGTTTCACATAGAAGAATTTAATAGAGATCAATTTTTGCTTTTAATATTACCTTATCACGAAACTCGGATGTTTGCAAGAGCATTACAACTATTAAATCTATCTGATGATGCTGATAACTGGCACTGGTTAGAACCCCTTCAAAAGCCAGGTGTTCCCTTAGCTACAATAACATTAGTCAATCGTCTTAGTTCTGATAATGCTTTGCTAAAACTAATTTGCAATCACGTAATTACCGCTACTAACACATATTCAGAGCGAGCGTCTTCTTTAAGTACTCTGTATGCATTTTACACAACTTCAATATTAGGAATTATCGATCAATCATCTGGAATTTCCGAAGTACAAATGGGTCATATGTTACCAGCTATTTTAAAAGGTTTAGAAAGTTCCATCTCCGATTTTGTAGCCAGTAGTTACATGATCTTAGCAAAACTGGCGTTCAAAGAGAAATTGAATGATATAACTATGGAAAAATTACTTCTGAAGATATTCAAGAAAACGCATCTAAAAGAGGAAGCATTGCACCTGTTATTCTTCTTGTACAATATACCAATTCATCAACTTACTATAGTTCCAAAAAGTCTTGCTACTCGACTATCAGAATTGTCCTGGTTCATCGAGCTCGCAATCAAGCTTCAATCCTCTAATGtgaatatattaaaattcattGTATCATTACTACAAACAAGTTGTCGCATGATTTTGGACAGTCCATCAGAAACAGTTCGAATACAGAATATGGTGAATGAAATATTGTCACGAATAAAGCTCGATGATATTGGAGTGGACACCATTTTGTGGAATGTATTACAGAAGGAGTTTCTTTCAACTGACATGAAAAACGAAGCTAGAGAATTTCTAATAAGATTGTATCACACTCTTGAAAGAACGTATCCTGAAAGATTCGATGATTACTTGAAAGGATTGATGAAACGCAGCGAAACAGACAAAGATTCCAAACTGGCATTGGAATTCGTCACATCTTGGCATTTTGGAGCCAAGGACACGCAAGAAGCTGTTGGTATACTTGACAAATTGATTCATATCAATCCTGTACAGAGAATTGTAGCGTTGGAAATGTTGGCAGATTCTGATGTGAATATTCCTGAAAGTTTCCAGGAGATGATGACAACCACGATACAATCCAGATTTAGTGACACAGAAGTAGACGTAATCAAAGCTTTGCTCTCTATTTCTACGAAACGCCTAACAAGTCTTCTATCTGCAGATATATTGATTGATGAGTTGAAAATATTACTATCGACTTGTCACACCAGCCGTAGGAAAATACTAGCAAAACCAGCATTGAAAATCCTATTAGAACTCTGTAAAGTCGGAGATGATACTAGCGTATTCATTACATCATTACCTTATTTATTCCCAAATGACGACGCAGACGTGGATATCGCGATGGAAGTATTAGAATCAAACTTTGCTAGGAACAATATTTATATGCAACACGTGCAGAAGGATCTAGGAAAATTACCAAACGCAGAGGCTGTTTCATCGGCATCttttcataatatattaaaCTGGGAATTGCTGCCGCCAACAGATAGCATATTAAGCGCAATGAAGCAACAGATCGCTCATGGTGATGCAGCTTCCATGTTTTTCAACCTAATTTTACTCGGATCCGTATGTAGAGTCCCTGTTGGATCTCTGGAACCGCAAATAGCTCGAGAGGTAATCGAAATGGCTACGGAGATGATTAAAAAATACCCGCAAGTAAAGTTATTACAAAATTGCAATAATATTACAGGAGATAATATACAAATGGCCATAGAATTAACTTCTCAAGGTGTTCTCCCATTGCAAGTTGGTACCTACGTTCTGGAAATGGTTCACAGACGTCTCGATTTGAAGTCAAATCCGGCGATTGATTTTGAGAACAATCAACATCGTAGTAATTTGATTTTGAGACTTCTTGAGATGTTCTTCGAGGGAATAGATAATGTATATTGGTGCAAGCATTATTCTCGTTgtctacaaatattttttcaaagacATTTCTCCACGATTCAGGATCTTATCCGCTTTCTCTCTCAACTGTACATAAAGCCTGTGAAGGTGCAAACGTCCTTTCATTGCTTGAAGATAACTCAAGTCCTGCTGAATCAATGCAAATCTACTGAATGGGCGTTTGAGGATAAAGTCTTTGTTACAAATTTGTTACTTTCGTTAGCCAGAGAGAACAATGAATGTCGAATAGCGTCATTAAAAGTACTCGAGAAGCTCATAAGCAAGTGCTCAAGTGCTCAAGTGCTTAATCGTTGCACAATGGTGAATCCTTTTCCATCCTTACTGCAAGAACTTGTCATCAGAAGCCCAGAAATATCTTTAGATCCTGATCAATTATCTTTATCTCTTTACATTCTATTATCACCTGATCCAGATGTATGTAAACAATTGAAAACGGATCTTCGAAAGAGGCTACAACAAGCGCAACAAATGTTATTTGAGATAGTCATGGATCAGCAAACTCCTTTACATATTAAATCACAGCTGCTTGATATTCTAGTTTACGTGAATGGGCCCACAATACTTCAACGATTAGTTCCTCTTGGATTACACCTTTTAGAAATGCTTCAGGCTGATCCTAAAAATAAATCTGCaggaaatttgttgaaaaacATACTTCAGAGATTCAACAGCGCAACAGTAAAGGCACTCACTGTTGAACAAGTTTGGAAGTTATTCGAAGCTAGCATAGAGGAGCACAAGATCAAAGTAATAACAGAATCCGGAAATCAACATCCACCAAGTGTGATTCTTCTAAAACAAATAGGAAGTACCTTCTTCCAAAAAGCTGAAGAAGCGTCCCATGTTCTTCAGAAGAAAATTCTAGCTAAATTAGTAGATGTAGCCACTGATTGTGAAATAGGAAACATTATTTCTTCAACCAATAGAGCAATGAGAAAAATTCGAGTGAATGCACAGCTCGTAGTTGACGAGCTACAGATCATGAAGGATCTCAAGAATGCTGAATTAAACGacagtaaaatgaaaaatagaagACGGATCAGTCTCATTCGTGCTCCTGACCCAACCATAATCAACAGAAGAGAATGGAAACGTGGCGTGACTCTCTTAGAGTTCGTTCAACAAGCTGACAATATCGAACATGAGGAATTACTCTACCCGATCCTGTTTAATTTGCTGAAGACATGCCTCAGTTTCGAGGAACAAAGTCCTATAGAATATACGAACCAATTATTACTATCCACTATTCATCGATTGACAGTGAAGAAATTGCCTATTCGTGATGCTCATTTACAAATAGACTTAATCACGCAATGTATTAGAACTTCAAGGAATCCCCAAACTCATCATCATGCTCTATTAGTTCTAGTAGAGTTATTAAAAATCGTCGATGTGAGGTGTGCTCTATATACTATAATGCCTATTTTCACTTTCATGGGAAGTTCTGTGGTCCGTCAGGACGATGCTTATTCTATTCAAATAATATCCAAGACCATCGAGACCGTGGTTCCTATAATAAACGCGGCTGAGAATGAAACTCACGCTTGTGAGGTTCTAAGAACATTTATCGTTTCGTTACCCGATATTCCAGAACATAGACGAACTCCATTATTTGTAAAGTTATTACAATTATTGGataatcattttcatttgtatTACTTGTTGAGTTTCGAAAGCCACGTTATGTCGAGTACTATGCGTATTACGAATCAAAAGACACCTGGACAGAGATTAGAATTTGCTCTACAGGTATCTCAAGAATTTCCACCCACGAGACTTATTCAGGTTTGCGTGAAATTGACTCAGTTTCTGAAGGAATTGCCTGTAGACGTAGAAGACGAAGAAGGCAGGAGAGCTGCGATTTCGTTTAAATATAAACACATCTTTGATGTTAGTACTAGTAGTCCTAAACACTTAAGACATTATAAATATACTCTGGTCCAGTTTTTAAGTAATCTGTTATCGTCACCTGATCTTATTAATAAAGTCGCCGAGTTCGATTCTACCGAAGTGAATAATGTGAGACCATATTATGATCAACTGATTGTTGAATTAATCATACTAATCCAATGTACCTCGAAGAATGCTGATAAACATCAAGGAAAGCCAATTGCGAAATATTGGAAGGTTCTTTTGCATCATTTATATGACGTGTTAGATTTGGTGAATAATTTATTGCCAAATGGAATATTCTTGGTCAGTATCAAGCGTCTGATAGAACATAATTTACTGACAGTGAAGAGAAAAGCCTTGGAGCTTCTTAACACGCGTCTTCAACAAAGAAAGTTTAATGAAGAGGATCATGAAGATTTGTTACAGTTGATTGAAGCTTTATCGAAGACGGTATCAGTGGAAGTAAAGTCTGAAACGCAGGAACAGGAGATTGTACAGCAAACTGTCTTGATTACTATAAAATTGTTGGCGAAATTGTTGGCTAGCGATAATCCCATACTGTTCAAACCG ATTCTGGAGGCGACCACTGAGCTGTTAGGTTCAAGGGAAGGACCAGTACTAGCCAGCGCTGCTCTTTGTGTCGCGGAATTATGCAGTTCTATGCGTATTCACGCGATACATTCATTGAACAAATTTGTACCGGCCATCCTGCATTTGTTAGAAGATCACTGCCATCAAGGTGTGCCGGATGTAATAGTCGTCAGTATCGTAAGCGCGTTGCAAAAGATCGTCGAATCTGTAGGGAACTTCTTATCTTTGTATTTGGATCAGTTACTGTTTGAACTGGCGAGATTAAACTCTCTGTACACTGATACGGAACATCAAAAG ATTGGCATCGTAATATCACGATTAAATGCAACAACCCAGAAACTCTCCACGTGCATACCTTCGCGAGTGCTGTTACCAGCAGTCAACAGGACATATATGACGTTACTTGCAAAGAAATTGTACCAACGTATCCCAGCGCTGATGAATGTCCTAGTAGAATCATTCAATAGTGCTCAGCCTAACGATATAAACGCAGTTATACCGGATTTAGGCACATTCTTCTTGAAGGTTTTACAGTTTCGCGAAGATATTTCAAACTCGCCAGATGACATGGAAGTAGACGAATTGGAATTAACGTTGAAGGATGTGGTGGTCGTAGAGGAAAGCGCCAGTAAAGCATTGGTTGCTTTAGTACTGAAACTAAGCGAGACTACCTTTAGACCACTTTATTATAAACTTTACGACTGGGCTGCTAGAAATCCACAGTACAAGGAACGAAATATCACTTTCTACAG ACTTTCAGCCAACATAGCAGAGTGTCTAAAATCACTTTTCGTTCTGTTTGCTGGTCACTTCATCAAGCATGCAGCAATATTATTAAGTAGTAATAATCCAGCGATCATAGAGGAACCGCAGGAGATGACTCTGCCTGAAGAGTCTAGCAAAATCGAGTTAGTAGAAGCCATTTTATTGACTCTATATCGAGTCTTCAGTTACGACGCTCATAATTTCGTGAGTCAAGAGAGATTCGAAATACTGGCTCAACCAATTGTGGATCAGTTGGAGAATACTTTGGGCTCCACAGAGGGCTATGAGAAAAGAGCGAGTGAATTAGTGGTGCCTTGTATTGCTGCCTTCGCTAGTGCCATTCCTGATGACTCTTTGCACAAGCAATTAGTGTACCAGACATTGCTGAAAACAAGACATACGAAACCATATGTTAGAACCGCTGCACTGAATGCGTTG GTTGAAATTGTAAGGAAGCTTGGCGAAGATTTCATGCCACTCTTGCCAGAAACTATACCCTTCTTGGCAGAAATGTTGGAAGACGAAGACGAAACTACGGAGAAGTGTGCTCAAAATGCAGTACGCACCTTGGAGGAGATTTTAGGCGAGCccttacaaaaatatttctaa
- the galla-2 gene encoding MIP18 family protein galla-2, whose translation MEDSFENINPKLYKKIDEREITAEDEDEDIVDEFDAREIFDLIRNINDPEHPLTLEELNVVEQSLIEIDNKASTVHVKFTPTIPHCSMATLIGLSIRVQLLRVLPSRFKVSVEITPGTHMSEAAVNKQLADKERIAAALENNHLLEVINQCIGIKC comes from the exons atggaggattcctttgaaaatattaatcccAAATTATACAAAAAAATAGATGAAAGAGAAATTACTGCggaagatgaagatgaagataTTGTAGATGAATTTGATGCACGTGAAATTTTCG ATTTGATTAGAAACATCAATGATCCTGAACATCCTTTGACATTGGAAGAATTGAATGTGGTAGAACAAAGTCTCATCGAA ATTGATAATAAAGCAAGCACAGTTCACGTAAAATTTACTCCAACGATACCACATTGCAGTATGGCAACATTAATTGGTTTATCAATTAGAGTACAATTACTGCGAGTTCTACCTTCAAGATTTAAAGTTAGTGTTGAAATTACACCAGGTACTCATATGTCAGAGGCAGCAGTAAATAAGCAATTAGCTGATAAAGAAAGAATAGCAGCAGCTCTTGAAAATAATCATCTACTTGAAGTGATTAATCAATGTATTGGtataaaatgttaa
- the OXA1L gene encoding OXA1L mitochondrial inner membrane protein has translation MLTRLCVRVSKKLLNTNTGFHKTTEYHFSGLAYNITNGPLKRDCVLNVHKLSRIHKIYFARYESTANTTIKENASNTPPDSPVPQTQITDLNNSVPEKDLLSEIPDPPLPQIPLPAEITEVIKLHANGEPTFESLGLGGYGPVGIIQTFYELVHVNCNLPWWATIVLISVFIKVATFPLSISVHKNTSNMNRILPQMVKLQENMTDARRCGNSQDATIYAFELQQLMKRNNVKIFPVSNLLKIGTHLPIFFALREMTSKPVESLKEGGLWWFADLNSTDPYYLLPLGTSLTLYAVTSYTLRNSKNLSPVIRNMFKAIPVISFIFAVKFPGAILCHWAVSNILTVIENQLLCLEKVKAYFNIPPMITTNIEIKKDKGFKESFSDAWTNMKLSNKLAAYARADVKQFNNAAKGPLPMTYKYNPVKNLSKATSATSMTTMKK, from the exons ATGTTGACACGATTATGTGTACGTGTTAGTAAAAAACTGTTAAATACAAATACAGGATTTCAC AAAACAACAGAATATCACTTTAGCGGTCTCGCATATAATATAACAAACGGTCCTTTGAAACGGGATTGTGTATTAAACGTTCATAAACTTTCGAGAATTCATAAGATTTATTTCGCTCGGTATGAAAGCACAGCTAATAcaacaataaaagaaaatgcatcaAATACGCCACCAG ATTCACCTGTGCCACAAACACAAATAACAGATCTAAATAATTCAGTACCAGAGAAAGATCTATTAAGTGAAATACCag ATCCACCTCTTCCACAAATACCATTGCCTGCAGAAATCACAGAGGTTATTAAACTACATGCAAATGGGGAACCTACCTTTGAAAGCTTAGGATTAGGTGGATATGGCCCTGTGGGAATTATTCAAACATTTTATGAATTAGTTCATGTTAATTGTAATCTACCATGGTGGGCAACAATTGTACTAATTTCAGTATTTATCAAAGTTGCAACATTTCCACTTTCGATATCTGTACACAAAAATACTAGCAATATGAACAGAATTCTGCCACAAATGGTAAAATTACAGGAAAATATGACTGACGCAAGAAGATGTGGAAATTCACAAGATG CTACTATATATGCTTTTGAATTACAACAGCTGATGAAGAGAAATAATGTTAAGATATTTCCTGTTTCGAATCTTTTGAAG ATTGGAACACATCTACCAATATTTTTTGCTCTACGAGAAATGACTAGTAAACCTGTAGAAAGTTTAAAGGAAGGTGGATTGTGGTGGTTTGCGGATTTAAATAGTACTGATCCATATTATCTGTTGCCACTGGGTACCAGTTTAACATTATATGCTGTTACTTCATATACATTGAGGAATTCAAAAAATTTGTCTCCAGTAATACGAAATATGTTCAAAGCAATACCagttatttcatttatatttgcaGTGAAGTTTCCGGGA GCCATTTTGTGTCATTGGGCTGTTTCAAATATTCTAACCGTAATAGAAAATCAATTACTGTGTTTAGAGAAAGTAAAAGCATATTTTAATATCCCTCCTATGATAACcacaaatatagaaataaagaaagaCAAAGGCTTCAAGGAATCATTCTCTGATG CTTGGACTAACATGAAACTATCTAATAAGCTAGCAGCTTATGCACGTGCAGATgtaaaacaatttaataatgcaGCTAAAGGTCCACTCCCAATGACATATAAATACAACCCagtaaaaaatttatcaaaagcAACATCAGCAACATCAATGACAACAATGAAAAAATGA